A region from the Pseudodesulfovibrio sp. JC047 genome encodes:
- a CDS encoding protein kinase, with protein sequence MHIGRYEIRGLLGRGGMGAVYKALMPITGRIVALKVLKPSDMLEAIVGPDALTDMFAKEAITMARISHPNVASILDVDMGTPTVPPHFTMEYFCGNLGVLMGETYEVEKNSRRLGFTASLHIARAMLQGLDRLHFEGIVHRDIKPFNVMLAEDQDGPGRVKLIDFGLSKLRGETPAGHTGMVIGSPYYTAPEQEAAPETADARSDLYSVGVTLYRMLTGDLPSTPFDAALLAEMYPGFDSLWASFFTQALAADPTDRFPDATRMIRALDALESAWLAHKEAICLATDLLLDLDAPAAQPSPRQQPVKVSLKKAQALFDLDTLWRPNQSAPNDFQDLDNQTILNRTTGHIWEKHGTRYPLTWQHAHAHVRRLNHHQFAGHSNWRLPTIPELLTIFSPQTTPGERCLQPLFDPQKARLWSADTKAFTAAWYADAEMGFVWWQDLTCRFFVRAVCQ encoded by the coding sequence ATGCACATCGGACGATATGAAATACGCGGACTTTTGGGACGAGGCGGCATGGGCGCGGTTTACAAAGCACTCATGCCGATCACGGGCCGAATCGTCGCGCTCAAGGTCTTGAAGCCCTCGGACATGCTCGAAGCCATCGTCGGTCCGGATGCTCTCACGGACATGTTTGCCAAGGAAGCGATCACCATGGCCCGCATCAGTCACCCGAATGTGGCGTCCATTCTGGATGTGGACATGGGCACCCCAACCGTCCCTCCCCATTTCACCATGGAATATTTTTGCGGCAATCTCGGTGTCCTCATGGGCGAAACCTATGAAGTCGAAAAGAACTCACGCCGACTCGGATTCACAGCCTCCCTGCACATTGCCCGCGCCATGCTTCAAGGGCTTGACCGGCTCCACTTCGAAGGCATCGTTCACCGGGACATCAAACCATTCAACGTCATGCTGGCCGAGGATCAAGATGGCCCCGGACGTGTCAAACTCATCGATTTCGGTCTGAGCAAATTACGCGGCGAAACACCCGCCGGTCACACGGGAATGGTCATCGGTTCACCCTATTACACCGCCCCTGAACAGGAAGCGGCACCGGAAACCGCCGATGCCCGATCCGATCTCTATTCCGTCGGCGTCACCCTCTATCGAATGCTCACCGGAGATCTTCCTTCCACGCCCTTTGACGCCGCGCTCCTTGCTGAAATGTATCCAGGATTCGACTCGCTCTGGGCATCTTTTTTTACCCAAGCCCTCGCCGCTGACCCCACTGATCGTTTTCCCGACGCCACCCGCATGATCCGCGCTCTTGACGCACTCGAATCAGCCTGGCTCGCCCACAAGGAAGCCATCTGTCTCGCAACGGATCTTCTCCTTGATCTCGATGCACCAGCCGCCCAACCGTCCCCCCGTCAGCAGCCCGTCAAAGTCTCCCTCAAAAAAGCGCAGGCCCTTTTCGATCTCGACACGCTCTGGCGACCCAATCAGTCCGCCCCCAACGATTTTCAGGATCTCGACAACCAGACCATCCTCAATCGCACCACCGGCCACATCTGGGAAAAGCACGGGACACGCTACCCGCTCACCTGGCAACACGCTCACGCCCATGTGCGTCGTCTGAATCACCACCAATTCGCCGGCCACTCCAATTGGAGGTTGCCAACCATCCCGGAATTACTCACCATTTTTTCTCCCCAAACAACGCCCGGTGAACGCTGTCTGCAACCACTTTTCGACCCACAAAAAGCCCGACTCTGGTCCGCCGATACCAAGGCATTCACCGCCGCATGGTATGCCGATGCCGAAATGGGATTCGTCTG
- a CDS encoding SPOR domain-containing protein, whose protein sequence is MKKSIVVLAALTASALLLSGCFRKHIASTPPARQPARQTTVTVDTQPKQMEKESEIIEETYVVDAPADATMQPIEVGESDLAEEPLPQEALPQAAGDSAQKAVSKEVKSETSTSATPATVGTDPEKEVVVIENVVVAEDVVMSPAAEGGEYYVQVGAFTDLENANKVLARLLSDGYKDSVLSKTETGLFRVQAGAFPDEVSAEGALTRLKTDYPEGFVFKKTSDE, encoded by the coding sequence ATGAAAAAAAGTATTGTGGTTTTGGCTGCTTTGACAGCCTCGGCGTTGCTGTTGAGTGGGTGCTTTCGCAAACACATCGCTTCAACGCCTCCGGCTCGACAGCCTGCCCGCCAGACGACGGTCACGGTGGATACTCAGCCGAAGCAGATGGAAAAAGAGTCTGAGATCATTGAAGAGACGTATGTCGTCGATGCTCCGGCTGACGCGACGATGCAGCCGATAGAAGTTGGCGAAAGTGATTTGGCGGAAGAGCCTTTGCCACAGGAAGCACTGCCGCAAGCGGCTGGTGACAGTGCGCAGAAGGCGGTCTCCAAGGAAGTGAAGAGCGAAACCAGCACAAGCGCAACTCCGGCCACTGTCGGAACCGACCCGGAAAAAGAAGTGGTCGTGATCGAGAATGTGGTCGTGGCTGAAGACGTTGTGATGTCGCCTGCTGCTGAGGGTGGCGAGTATTATGTCCAGGTCGGCGCGTTCACGGATCTTGAGAACGCAAACAAAGTCCTCGCCCGGCTCCTTTCGGACGGGTACAAGGACTCTGTCTTGTCCAAGACGGAGACAGGATTGTTTCGTGTGCAGGCTGGTGCTTTCCCGGACGAGGTTTCGGCCGAAGGAGCACTGACCAGACTTAAGACGGACTATCCTGAAGGGTTCGTCTTCAAAAAAACATCCGATGAATAG